Proteins encoded within one genomic window of Candidatus Zixiibacteriota bacterium:
- the glnA gene encoding type I glutamate--ammonia ligase — protein sequence MTLDQLKKMALDHKIEFVDLKISDLPGLWHHITIPITSLTPDLFKYGVGVDGSSMPGFSSIERGDMIQIPDPITAYVDPFFERPTLSMICDIMDVDDKIRPYSRNPRRVAADAVKYLQKFKPGLTSMIGPEFEFYVFDKVNFWQGPDHAFYYLDSTEAEWNAEEDDENLGYKIPYKKGYHVAPPMDRIFNIRSEICAMLQRIGVEIKYHHHEVGGGGQHEIETKFAPLLRMADQSMLIKYFVKNHCFRMGKSATFMPKPLFNEPGSGLHVHQYLADKNGSVFFDKNGPAKFSKMGLYYIGGVLEHVDSILAFSNPSTNSFKRLVPGFEAPVAGTYSVGNRTACIRIPGYQREPKTMRFEFRPGDGTMNPYLGYAAMLMAGIDGIKRKIDPGLPLDKNLDTLPPEELAEIHQLPTSLNKALNALDHDYQYLIEGGVFTEDLLDNWKTLKRKEVTEIRVRPTPYEFQMYYDI from the coding sequence ATGACTCTGGATCAGCTCAAGAAAATGGCACTCGACCATAAGATCGAGTTTGTCGACCTGAAGATCAGCGACTTGCCCGGACTGTGGCACCATATCACTATCCCGATCACTTCTCTCACCCCCGACCTGTTCAAATACGGCGTGGGTGTGGACGGCTCCTCAATGCCCGGTTTCTCGTCGATCGAACGCGGCGATATGATCCAAATCCCGGATCCCATCACTGCTTACGTCGATCCATTTTTCGAGCGTCCAACCCTGTCGATGATCTGTGACATCATGGACGTGGACGATAAAATCCGCCCCTATTCACGTAATCCGCGCCGGGTCGCGGCCGATGCCGTTAAGTACCTCCAGAAATTCAAACCCGGCCTGACCTCAATGATCGGACCCGAGTTCGAATTCTACGTTTTCGACAAGGTTAATTTCTGGCAGGGTCCTGATCATGCCTTCTATTATCTCGATTCGACCGAAGCGGAATGGAACGCCGAAGAAGACGACGAGAATCTCGGCTACAAGATTCCCTATAAAAAGGGTTACCATGTCGCCCCGCCGATGGATCGCATCTTCAACATTCGCTCAGAAATCTGCGCCATGCTTCAGCGTATCGGTGTCGAGATAAAATACCACCACCATGAGGTAGGCGGCGGCGGTCAACACGAAATCGAGACCAAGTTCGCTCCGCTCCTGCGCATGGCGGACCAGTCGATGCTGATTAAGTATTTCGTTAAAAACCACTGTTTCCGCATGGGCAAATCGGCCACTTTCATGCCCAAGCCGTTGTTTAACGAGCCGGGATCAGGGCTTCACGTTCACCAGTATCTGGCCGACAAGAACGGTTCGGTCTTTTTTGATAAAAACGGACCGGCTAAATTCTCGAAAATGGGATTGTATTATATCGGCGGCGTTCTGGAGCATGTGGACTCGATTCTGGCTTTCTCCAATCCCTCGACCAATTCGTTCAAACGGCTCGTTCCTGGTTTCGAGGCTCCGGTCGCCGGCACCTATTCGGTCGGCAACAGAACCGCCTGTATTCGCATCCCGGGCTATCAGCGCGAGCCTAAAACCATGCGGTTCGAATTCCGTCCCGGAGACGGCACTATGAATCCCTATCTCGGTTACGCTGCCATGCTCATGGCCGGAATCGACGGTATCAAACGTAAGATCGACCCGGGCTTGCCGCTCGACAAAAATCTCGACACTCTTCCCCCTGAAGAGCTGGCCGAAATTCACCAGCTACCGACTTCGCTCAATAAAGCCCTGAACGCTCTCGACCACGATTATCAGTATCTAATCGAAGGCGGGGTATTTACCGAGGATCTGCTGGATAACTGGAAAACTCTGAAGCGCAAGGAAGTGACCGAAATACGAGTTCGCCCGACACCGTACGAATTCCAGATGTATTACGATATATAG
- a CDS encoding ornithine cyclodeaminase family protein — protein sequence MPLLLTKDDVARVLQMSDCINVVEKAFAEMAHGTAVLPLRIPITPPEGLSLYMPAYLKELGALACKVVTVYKNNPKRHNLPTVIGKVLVQNPDTGEVVCIMDGGYLTAVRTGAVSGVATRWLARKDDGLVAGIFGAGVQAQMQLWAVAEARKLSKALVYDVSDEAATKFAKSMSEKLGLEVIKASLADELLASDIICTATSSASPLFDGNKVKEGTHINGIGSHTPLTRELDTAIIKRSRFIADSYEACLKEAGDIMIPIEEGAVTADHIAADLGEIITARKPARTDDKEITLFKSNGLAIQDVAAAKLVYDKALEAGIGINVDL from the coding sequence ATGCCTTTACTTCTTACGAAAGATGACGTAGCCAGGGTGCTACAGATGTCTGACTGCATTAATGTGGTCGAAAAGGCCTTTGCCGAAATGGCCCACGGAACCGCGGTATTACCGCTTCGGATACCGATCACGCCGCCGGAAGGGCTATCCCTTTACATGCCGGCTTATTTAAAGGAACTCGGGGCGCTGGCCTGCAAGGTTGTGACGGTTTATAAAAATAATCCCAAACGGCACAATCTCCCGACCGTGATCGGGAAAGTGCTGGTACAGAATCCGGACACCGGCGAGGTGGTTTGTATCATGGACGGCGGCTATCTCACGGCGGTTCGCACCGGAGCGGTCAGTGGTGTTGCGACTCGCTGGCTGGCACGTAAAGACGACGGCCTGGTCGCAGGTATCTTTGGCGCTGGAGTACAAGCTCAAATGCAGCTTTGGGCTGTTGCTGAAGCTCGCAAATTAAGTAAAGCCCTGGTTTACGATGTCTCCGATGAGGCGGCAACGAAATTCGCTAAATCGATGAGTGAAAAGCTCGGGCTTGAGGTCATAAAAGCCTCTTTGGCGGATGAACTGCTGGCTTCCGATATTATTTGTACCGCGACTTCATCGGCCTCACCGCTGTTTGACGGCAACAAGGTGAAGGAAGGTACACACATTAACGGCATTGGAAGTCACACTCCCTTGACTCGTGAACTGGATACGGCCATTATTAAACGTTCTCGATTTATCGCGGATTCTTACGAGGCTTGTCTTAAGGAAGCCGGTGATATCATGATCCCGATTGAAGAGGGAGCCGTTACGGCTGATCATATCGCTGCCGATTTAGGTGAGATCATTACAGCCAGGAAACCTGCTCGCACCGACGACAAGGAGATTACTCTTTTCAAATCCAACGGTCTGGCGATCCAGGATGTTGCCGCGGCGAAGCTGGTTTACGATAAAGCACTTGAGGCAGGTATCGGCATAAATGTCGATCTGTAG
- a CDS encoding prolyl oligopeptidase family serine peptidase, with protein MRVQRTANYHSRVWGNVASVFLAVVLSVGFAVAADLEYQRPAPEIAELIEAPLFPGVSVSPDRNWLLLLNQAGYPSIEEVAQPELRLAGERISPNNHGPSRAWYYNGLMFQNVSNGERTLVKDIPEGARIDRVRYSPNGKQVSFCVTASDGITLWTVPLGGDKARQVSALKLNATLSTPYRWLADNKSFVALTVPGDMGDVPVAPLAPDGPVVQESIGRKAPARTYQDLLENPHDEDLFDYYMTSQAVLLTLDGEVTPLGKPAVYNQVAASPDGKYLLVDIVHRPYSYQVPADRFPHREEVWDMTGKVIYVVADLPLADDIPIAYGSVPTGRREISWRNDALATLAWVEALDGGDAGAEAEVRDQLYLQDAPFDKDPVEWLTLEFRIGGINWGTDKLAIVSEWWWPTRTARAWFAAPGTPKAEPSLWIERNWQDRYSDPGSPMMEDNEYGFPALLTADGGKTLFLSGDGASDEGDRPFLDEFNLTDRTTRRLFRSEAPYYESPVAFLDVDKRVLITRREAIEEPPNYYRRDLKKDKLTALTEFPHPTPGLLGISKELIKYKRDDSLDLTGTLYLPKGYDPEKDGPLPTILWAYPEEYKSADAAGQVQGSPYRFVRVFWASPLLWLNRGYAVLDDPSMPIVGEGDTEPNDTFREQLVAGAKAAIDELVRRGVCDPERVAVGGHSYGAFMTANLLAHSDLFRAGIARSGAYNRTLTPFGFQSEERTFWEAPEVYFDMSPFMHADKIDEPILLIHGEADNNSGTFPLQSERFYAALKGLGATARLVMLPHESHSYRAMESILHQAWEIDQWLDKYVKNAEPRELMKTENKETGGK; from the coding sequence TTGAGAGTTCAAAGAACCGCTAATTATCACAGCAGGGTTTGGGGAAATGTTGCGAGTGTGTTTCTGGCGGTAGTCTTAAGTGTTGGTTTTGCCGTCGCAGCCGATTTGGAGTACCAGCGGCCCGCGCCGGAAATCGCAGAGTTGATTGAGGCTCCGCTGTTTCCCGGAGTGTCGGTCAGCCCCGACAGGAATTGGCTGTTATTGTTAAACCAGGCGGGGTATCCATCGATCGAGGAAGTGGCTCAACCGGAATTACGGTTGGCCGGTGAGCGTATTAGTCCCAACAATCATGGACCGTCACGCGCCTGGTATTACAACGGTTTAATGTTCCAGAATGTATCCAACGGGGAGCGTACGCTGGTCAAGGATATCCCCGAAGGGGCTCGGATCGACCGTGTTCGTTATTCGCCCAACGGCAAGCAAGTATCATTCTGTGTGACCGCTTCGGACGGCATCACACTCTGGACTGTTCCGCTCGGCGGCGACAAGGCTCGTCAGGTGAGCGCTCTCAAGTTGAATGCGACGTTGTCCACGCCGTATCGCTGGCTGGCCGACAACAAAAGTTTCGTGGCTCTTACCGTGCCGGGCGATATGGGTGATGTCCCCGTTGCTCCATTGGCTCCGGATGGCCCGGTGGTGCAGGAGTCGATCGGCAGGAAGGCTCCGGCGCGGACTTATCAGGATTTGCTCGAAAATCCACATGATGAGGATCTGTTCGATTATTACATGACCAGTCAGGCCGTTCTTTTAACGCTCGACGGTGAGGTGACGCCGCTGGGGAAGCCTGCCGTATATAACCAGGTGGCAGCGTCACCTGATGGAAAATACCTTCTGGTCGATATCGTTCATCGGCCTTATTCCTACCAGGTCCCGGCTGATCGTTTTCCGCATCGCGAGGAAGTCTGGGATATGACGGGGAAAGTAATTTATGTGGTCGCCGATCTTCCTCTGGCGGATGATATTCCCATTGCTTACGGATCGGTGCCGACCGGACGTCGAGAAATCAGTTGGCGAAACGATGCACTGGCAACCCTGGCCTGGGTAGAGGCGCTCGACGGTGGAGATGCCGGCGCAGAGGCGGAAGTCCGCGATCAGCTTTATCTGCAGGATGCTCCTTTCGATAAGGATCCGGTCGAGTGGCTCACGCTTGAGTTCCGTATCGGAGGGATTAACTGGGGTACGGACAAGTTGGCCATCGTGTCCGAGTGGTGGTGGCCGACGCGAACGGCACGAGCCTGGTTTGCGGCTCCCGGCACACCCAAGGCCGAACCGTCGCTGTGGATCGAGCGCAACTGGCAGGATCGTTATAGCGATCCCGGTTCTCCCATGATGGAAGACAACGAATACGGCTTTCCGGCTTTGTTGACGGCTGACGGCGGTAAGACGTTGTTCCTGTCCGGAGACGGAGCTTCGGATGAGGGCGACCGGCCGTTTCTGGATGAGTTCAACCTTACGGATAGAACGACCAGGCGACTTTTCCGCTCGGAAGCTCCCTATTATGAGTCGCCGGTAGCATTCCTAGATGTCGACAAACGTGTCCTGATAACCCGTCGGGAAGCGATTGAAGAACCGCCGAACTACTATCGCCGCGATCTGAAAAAGGACAAGTTAACGGCATTGACCGAGTTCCCACATCCAACCCCGGGATTACTTGGAATCTCGAAAGAGTTAATCAAGTACAAGCGCGATGACAGCCTCGATCTTACCGGAACCCTTTACTTGCCAAAGGGATATGATCCCGAGAAAGACGGTCCGCTCCCGACCATCCTCTGGGCATATCCTGAAGAGTACAAGAGCGCCGATGCCGCCGGGCAGGTGCAGGGATCACCATATCGGTTCGTACGAGTGTTTTGGGCGTCACCTCTACTCTGGTTGAATCGCGGTTATGCGGTGCTGGATGATCCTTCGATGCCGATCGTCGGTGAGGGAGACACCGAGCCGAACGATACTTTCCGTGAGCAGCTCGTGGCCGGGGCGAAAGCCGCGATTGACGAGCTGGTCCGTCGCGGGGTTTGCGATCCGGAACGCGTGGCGGTGGGCGGCCATTCGTACGGAGCTTTTATGACCGCCAATCTGCTGGCTCATTCGGATTTGTTCCGAGCCGGTATTGCCCGCAGCGGCGCATATAATCGCACACTCACGCCATTCGGTTTCCAGTCCGAGGAACGAACTTTCTGGGAAGCGCCGGAAGTTTACTTTGACATGTCGCCCTTTATGCATGCCGATAAAATCGATGAACCGATTCTCCTGATCCACGGCGAAGCCGACAACAACTCGGGCACGTTCCCGCTTCAGAGTGAACGTTTCTATGCCGCCCTCAAAGGGCTCGGGGCAACAGCACGCCTGGTGATGCTTCCGCATGAGAGTCACAGCTATCGGGCCATGGAGTCGATACTTCATCAGGCCTGGGAGATAGATCAATGGCTCGATAAATACGTTAAAAATGCCGAGCCGCGTGAGTTGATGAAGACCGAGAACAAAGAGACCGGCGGCAAATGA
- a CDS encoding metallophosphoesterase: MITVLLLGLVVNAAEKQPTIRFAVLGDRTNTANDSAYGLAVTEIERLKPDFVMTVGDHIEGYTEDSTRIITEWEEYLKVIEPLTMPIHFAPGNHDITTRPMEPFFRRFAAEPYYSFDYEGRHFVILDNTPGGGGPAEPIDEKQMAWLENDLSSQTPETQILVFYHKPNWYETVTLGKPDAMHDLFVKYGVDAVFTGHYHVYFTAVLDGIKYTSVGSSGGNMSPGPTGIGYHFCWVTVSDRIDVTPIELGAVRAWDDVSAEDYRTATLIEEEAIQPGQWLMLGDDGGIGEGRFSMQIINMNHETAYADSLRWSGLDSDGWMIEPAVVYVSIPPAETATVWFEAELKGSPYPLPKLWGSFISAPDQTIKASGLPRLVKEAYCIPVAQPPVVDGSLDEACWQKPTTKLLGPDDKPATIDPTSFYFAYDDNNIYVGVQCTDPYPDSIQARITERDGAIYGEDCVGFLFHPGTDSVTHIYFNPIGTIYDQKITFMEGRSYNTDKSFNGDYEVKIAEGSNGWTLEARIPLNEIGGEKPEKGTVWDITFRRKEKRLDSSGDWMPYDYYPRNFGLLRFE; encoded by the coding sequence GTGATAACCGTCCTCCTGCTGGGCCTGGTTGTAAACGCTGCCGAAAAGCAGCCGACGATCCGTTTTGCTGTTTTAGGCGACCGCACCAATACCGCCAACGACTCCGCTTATGGTCTGGCGGTAACAGAGATAGAACGACTCAAACCGGATTTTGTGATGACCGTGGGTGATCATATCGAAGGTTACACTGAGGACTCGACCCGGATAATAACAGAGTGGGAAGAGTATCTGAAGGTGATTGAACCGTTGACAATGCCCATCCATTTTGCCCCCGGTAATCATGATATTACCACGCGGCCGATGGAACCGTTTTTCAGGCGGTTTGCGGCGGAGCCGTATTACTCGTTCGATTACGAGGGGCGTCATTTTGTGATCCTCGACAACACTCCGGGGGGAGGCGGTCCGGCAGAACCGATTGACGAAAAACAAATGGCCTGGCTGGAGAATGATTTATCAAGTCAGACTCCCGAGACGCAGATACTCGTTTTTTATCACAAGCCGAATTGGTATGAAACGGTCACATTGGGCAAGCCTGACGCCATGCACGATTTGTTCGTTAAGTACGGAGTCGATGCCGTTTTTACCGGACATTATCATGTTTATTTCACCGCCGTGCTGGATGGGATTAAATACACCTCGGTCGGTAGTTCCGGCGGCAATATGTCGCCCGGTCCGACGGGGATAGGCTATCATTTCTGCTGGGTCACGGTGTCGGATCGGATCGATGTCACTCCGATTGAATTGGGTGCTGTGAGGGCATGGGATGATGTCTCGGCGGAGGATTATCGCACGGCTACGTTAATCGAGGAAGAAGCGATTCAGCCCGGACAATGGCTCATGCTCGGTGATGACGGCGGGATTGGCGAAGGACGTTTCTCGATGCAGATCATTAACATGAACCACGAGACTGCCTATGCGGATAGTCTGCGTTGGTCGGGACTTGATTCTGATGGATGGATGATCGAACCGGCCGTTGTGTATGTGAGCATCCCTCCCGCTGAAACTGCGACCGTATGGTTCGAGGCAGAGCTTAAGGGATCGCCGTATCCATTGCCGAAGCTGTGGGGATCATTTATTTCGGCTCCGGACCAGACTATCAAAGCCTCGGGACTACCTCGCCTGGTGAAAGAAGCATATTGTATACCTGTGGCACAACCTCCGGTGGTGGACGGCAGTTTGGATGAAGCCTGCTGGCAAAAGCCCACAACAAAATTGCTGGGACCGGATGATAAGCCTGCTACCATCGATCCCACCAGTTTCTATTTCGCCTATGACGATAATAATATCTATGTAGGTGTTCAATGCACGGACCCGTACCCGGATTCTATCCAGGCTCGGATAACGGAGCGTGATGGGGCTATTTACGGTGAGGATTGTGTCGGATTCCTGTTTCATCCCGGGACCGACAGCGTGACCCATATCTATTTCAATCCCATCGGGACGATTTACGATCAGAAGATCACCTTCATGGAAGGCAGGTCTTACAATACGGATAAATCGTTCAATGGTGATTATGAGGTGAAGATCGCAGAAGGATCGAACGGCTGGACCCTTGAGGCACGCATACCGTTGAACGAGATCGGCGGGGAAAAGCCCGAGAAGGGGACGGTCTGGGATATTACCTTCCGTCGTAAGGAGAAACGGCTCGACAGTTCAGGCGACTGGATGCCGTACGATTACTATCCCCGGAATTTCGGTCTGCTTAGATTTGAATGA
- a CDS encoding dockerin type I repeat-containing protein, whose product MKRSIMALVFGLFCLLASTGQATVCGDVNQSGAVDIADLVYLVSYMFQSGPPPVLEPLADCNGDGSTDISDLILLVNWMFQGGPPLTCGMDVIEGHTDIQGDCLTLKANQDVAEEMIVEVSGDTITVYHNGAYYQCCLEYQVDYLVTGPIIWAIERDTGFECDCICYFDLQSSSWGYPEGNYTLIMLGIEHQIVGTAPVTIGYGPHVTSVEHSDCLETKSTRDAAQINYLWENGILTFSHHNAVFNCAFVLDFNFVQAGDTLRLYETNVSEQGAYCICDYDITAVIENIAAGSYVAEVYAKDFGDEDFYLVDQRPLILEE is encoded by the coding sequence ATGAAACGGTCTATCATGGCTCTAGTTTTCGGCTTGTTTTGCCTATTGGCTTCGACGGGGCAGGCAACGGTTTGCGGCGATGTCAACCAATCGGGCGCTGTGGATATTGCCGATCTGGTTTATCTCGTCTCGTATATGTTCCAGTCCGGCCCACCACCGGTTTTGGAACCACTCGCCGACTGTAACGGCGATGGCTCAACTGATATATCCGACCTCATTTTGCTAGTCAACTGGATGTTCCAGGGCGGTCCTCCTCTTACCTGTGGTATGGACGTGATTGAAGGGCATACCGACATTCAAGGCGACTGCCTGACTTTGAAGGCTAACCAGGATGTTGCCGAGGAAATGATCGTCGAGGTTTCCGGGGATACCATCACGGTTTATCACAACGGCGCATATTATCAATGCTGTCTTGAGTATCAGGTCGATTACCTGGTCACCGGCCCGATCATCTGGGCCATTGAGCGCGACACCGGATTCGAGTGCGACTGCATCTGTTACTTCGATCTGCAAAGCAGTTCCTGGGGATATCCCGAGGGGAACTACACATTGATTATGCTTGGAATCGAACACCAGATTGTCGGCACGGCTCCGGTTACTATCGGTTACGGACCTCACGTGACATCGGTTGAGCATAGTGATTGTCTCGAAACGAAATCGACCAGGGATGCCGCACAAATCAACTATTTATGGGAAAATGGAATTTTGACTTTTTCCCATCACAACGCTGTTTTCAACTGTGCGTTCGTACTCGATTTCAATTTCGTACAAGCCGGCGACACATTGCGTTTATACGAAACCAATGTCTCGGAACAAGGCGCTTACTGCATTTGCGATTATGACATAACGGCCGTGATCGAGAATATCGCAGCCGGCAGCTATGTAGCTGAAGTGTATGCCAAGGATTTTGGCGATGAAGACTTCTATCTCGTGGATCAGCGCCCGTTGATCCTGGAAGAGTAG
- the gatE gene encoding Glu-tRNA(Gln) amidotransferase subunit GatE: MHSVEEAQKNYEATRQKVGYIPRRETDPGVYASLGFKCGLEIHQQLLTAKKLFCRCPAGIYSHQEDFDAEVIRHMRPTLSELGEYDGTALMEFRTRKNIVYRIKSETACTYEFDDTPPFRIDREGLDIAIEIALLLKTNIVGELHITRKQYLDGSIPTGFQRTAIVGIEGEIPISNKKIGIIQISIEEDSCREVSDVGHWRTYTTDRLGMPLIEMVTYPHMLTPDEAAEAGHYLRFLARSSGKVRTGIGAARQDVNVSVTGGERVEIKGVQHIRWIPELTHNEAFRQKALLRISELLKSRIKDPAAWQSRSVELTAGDVNSSEVLRQALANGQKVAVIALPQFAGILSHFTQPGKCFANELSDRIKVIACIEKPNMIHTEALDQDWLLNGQLLKRASDLTKSGSEDALVIVWGDALDVKTAVETIDERCRLAFDGVPNETRKSLSDGTTLFERVLPGPDRMYPDTDSAPLPIHDDQIDRIREGLAEEVVVRQKQLSDWQVPHDCHEYILKSNLVPLMEQIESECELSPRFIGTLLGHTLKNYEGVFTASPDFTFNKILGLARFVRDKKLDPGIMPEMLKELYQHPNMVFDSILTTIGFKPLSSDKILAEVTTLSRKFDDIKTSKRPDARIDWIMGRLRPLALGNMPLVELHEQIQKEVGHE; encoded by the coding sequence ATGCACTCGGTTGAGGAAGCACAAAAGAACTACGAAGCCACCCGACAGAAGGTAGGCTATATACCACGTCGCGAGACGGACCCGGGAGTATACGCAAGCCTGGGATTCAAATGCGGCCTGGAGATCCATCAGCAACTACTTACGGCCAAGAAGCTGTTTTGTCGTTGCCCGGCTGGAATCTACAGTCATCAGGAAGATTTCGACGCCGAGGTAATCCGTCACATGCGGCCAACTCTCAGCGAGTTGGGGGAATACGACGGTACCGCCCTGATGGAATTCCGCACTCGGAAGAACATCGTTTATCGGATCAAAAGCGAAACTGCCTGCACTTACGAATTCGACGACACCCCGCCGTTTCGGATCGATCGGGAAGGCCTTGACATCGCAATCGAGATTGCTCTGTTGCTCAAGACCAATATCGTCGGTGAACTGCATATCACTCGTAAGCAATACCTGGACGGCTCCATCCCGACCGGTTTTCAGCGGACGGCGATTGTCGGTATCGAGGGAGAAATCCCGATTTCCAACAAGAAAATCGGAATCATTCAGATCAGCATCGAGGAAGATTCCTGTCGCGAGGTTTCCGATGTCGGCCATTGGCGCACATATACTACCGATCGCCTTGGGATGCCGCTGATTGAGATGGTTACTTATCCTCACATGCTCACGCCGGACGAGGCGGCAGAGGCGGGACATTATCTGCGGTTTTTGGCGCGTTCCTCGGGCAAGGTGCGGACCGGTATCGGTGCGGCTCGGCAGGATGTGAATGTCAGTGTAACCGGGGGAGAGCGGGTAGAGATTAAGGGGGTTCAGCATATTCGCTGGATTCCGGAACTGACTCATAATGAGGCTTTTCGCCAGAAGGCACTACTCCGGATCAGCGAACTTCTGAAATCACGAATCAAAGATCCAGCTGCCTGGCAGTCCAGGTCGGTAGAATTGACAGCAGGCGATGTAAACAGCTCTGAAGTTCTGCGTCAGGCGTTGGCAAACGGGCAGAAAGTGGCTGTAATAGCTCTACCGCAGTTTGCCGGTATTCTCTCTCATTTCACTCAGCCGGGGAAATGCTTTGCCAACGAGTTATCTGACCGCATCAAGGTTATTGCCTGCATTGAAAAACCCAATATGATTCACACGGAAGCTCTGGATCAGGACTGGCTGCTTAACGGCCAACTCCTGAAACGAGCCTCCGACCTGACAAAATCCGGTTCCGAGGATGCTCTTGTTATTGTCTGGGGTGACGCTCTTGACGTAAAAACCGCGGTTGAAACGATTGACGAACGCTGTCGTCTGGCTTTTGACGGTGTTCCGAACGAAACCCGTAAGTCACTATCTGACGGCACCACGCTGTTCGAGCGAGTTCTGCCCGGTCCTGACCGCATGTATCCCGATACCGATTCCGCTCCGTTGCCGATCCATGACGATCAGATCGACCGTATCAGAGAAGGATTGGCCGAAGAAGTAGTCGTAAGACAGAAGCAACTGAGCGACTGGCAGGTTCCTCATGATTGCCATGAGTACATTCTGAAAAGTAACCTGGTTCCGCTGATGGAGCAGATCGAATCCGAGTGTGAATTGAGCCCGCGGTTTATCGGGACACTGCTCGGCCATACGCTCAAGAACTACGAGGGTGTGTTTACAGCCTCTCCGGACTTCACGTTCAATAAAATACTGGGATTGGCCAGGTTCGTACGCGATAAGAAACTCGATCCGGGGATCATGCCGGAGATGCTCAAAGAGCTATACCAGCATCCCAATATGGTGTTTGACTCTATTCTGACTACGATTGGATTCAAGCCGCTCAGCAGTGATAAAATCCTCGCCGAAGTAACCACTTTGAGTCGTAAATTTGACGATATCAAAACATCCAAACGTCCCGATGCCCGAATTGACTGGATCATGGGAAGACTGAGACCGCTGGCCCTGGGAAATATGCCACTGGTCGAATTACACGAGCAGATTCAGAAGGAGGTGGGCCATGAGTGA
- the gatD gene encoding Glu-tRNA(Gln) amidotransferase subunit GatD: MSDMFKGYRGAALELLKKFKVRVWSDAEVKTSRGDFRGIVLPRAENDDDEHVVLKLITGYNVGVDVGTVSDMVEVGYKEAHYKIPEKEFPTSPNKPYVKLFGTGGTIASRLDYRTGAVIPAFSPGELYGAVPELADICNLSTEKLFAVFSENMGPSQYKKLAVAIGQEIEKGIDGIVVGHGTDTMHHTAAALAFMVQNSPVPIVLVGSQRSSDRPSSDAALNLIHATKTAAESDIAEVMVCMFGPTSDEYGLLHQGTRVRKMHSSYRSTFRTVSDVPLAMVDKEKITPIKNDYRRRRRDHEVKITPVFEEKVAMVYYYPNMMPDIIDSLVDNGYRGIIIAGTGLGHVNKPIYGAIERATSKGIAIYMTVQTLWGYVHMFVYDTGRDLMAKGIIPAENMLPEVAYIKLGWALGQTDDLDEVKRIMLTPISHEITEREPYNGYLIFQGGVPEVEAFLKKIHK, translated from the coding sequence ATGAGTGATATGTTCAAAGGCTATCGTGGGGCCGCTCTGGAATTGCTCAAGAAATTCAAAGTCCGGGTATGGTCGGATGCCGAAGTGAAAACCAGCCGAGGTGATTTTCGCGGGATCGTTTTGCCGCGCGCGGAAAACGACGATGATGAGCACGTCGTGTTGAAATTGATTACCGGATACAATGTCGGCGTCGATGTCGGCACTGTCAGCGATATGGTCGAAGTGGGTTACAAAGAAGCCCATTATAAGATTCCGGAGAAGGAATTCCCAACCAGTCCCAACAAGCCTTATGTCAAATTGTTTGGAACGGGAGGGACGATTGCCTCGCGTCTGGACTATCGCACCGGTGCGGTAATTCCGGCCTTCTCTCCGGGTGAACTTTATGGCGCCGTCCCGGAACTGGCCGATATCTGTAATCTTTCGACCGAAAAACTTTTTGCCGTGTTCAGTGAGAACATGGGACCATCGCAATACAAGAAATTAGCGGTGGCGATTGGCCAGGAGATCGAGAAAGGTATCGACGGTATCGTCGTCGGCCATGGAACCGACACCATGCACCACACGGCCGCAGCGCTGGCTTTCATGGTTCAGAACTCACCGGTGCCGATCGTGCTGGTCGGTTCACAACGGTCCTCGGATCGTCCCTCATCGGATGCCGCTCTGAACCTGATCCATGCCACCAAAACCGCCGCCGAGTCCGATATCGCCGAGGTAATGGTTTGTATGTTCGGCCCGACTTCGGATGAATACGGATTGCTGCATCAGGGAACCAGGGTGCGCAAGATGCACTCGTCCTACCGCTCGACATTCCGTACCGTCAGCGATGTACCGTTGGCGATGGTCGACAAGGAGAAGATAACTCCGATTAAAAATGATTATCGTCGCCGTCGCCGGGATCATGAAGTGAAAATCACACCGGTGTTCGAGGAAAAAGTAGCGATGGTTTATTACTACCCGAACATGATGCCGGATATCATCGACTCGCTCGTCGACAACGGCTATCGGGGAATTATCATCGCCGGAACCGGTCTGGGACATGTCAATAAGCCGATCTACGGCGCTATCGAACGTGCTACCTCCAAGGGAATAGCGATCTACATGACCGTTCAGACTCTCTGGGGGTATGTCCACATGTTCGTTTACGACACCGGACGCGATCTTATGGCAAAGGGAATCATCCCGGCTGAGAACATGCTTCCCGAAGTGGCTTATATCAAACTTGGTTGGGCTTTAGGGCAGACCGATGATCTTGATGAGGTTAAACGGATAATGCTTACTCCGATATCCCACGAGATCACCGAGCGAGAGCCCTACAACGGATATTTGATCTTCCAGGGGGGAGTCCCCGAAGTGGAAGCGTTCCTGAAGAAGATTCATAAGTAA